The region TGACTGGGTTTGGAACCACAAATACTCGAAATCAAACTAAAATTGAAGACACTTTTTAgtttttaggaaaaatgtaataAAACCAAGTTTTGAGATGCTATCTCCCCTACTTAGGTTTAGGTGTTACCTAAATTAGGAAAACTCGTTTGACATGGGCtgaaatcataaatataaaaccgaattgaaaaaaaaatatatattattagggAAAAAAATAACACCAAGCTTTGAGATGATATCTTCCATACTATCCTTTAAACATACATAGGTGTCGTCCAAAATGAAAAACCCATGTAACCATGGTTAACGTCACaaatattaaatacaaaaaaCTTTTTAGCAAAAGTTAATAAAACCAAGATTTGAGATGATATCTCCCCCATTACCCTTTCAATAAAACCGTAAATATAGTTGGGAACACTCATGTGACAGACTAAAACCGTAAATATTCAGGATAAAATCAAATTGCAAAATACATTTTAGGAAAAAAGTGAAAGGACTGAGTTTTGAGATGATATTTTTGTGTTGTCAAACCAACAAATAGTAAGGGATATGAAAAATTATTTCTAGTTATACCAAAGGATAATATAGTTGAAGCAAAGATGGAATCCATATAGACACATAACTATTGGTATGTACCTCTCTGCACAATGTATAAAGTTTAGTCTTAGCACATAAATAAATGATAATTACAATAAAAGAGGTAATatttttaattaactaaaaaaactAAAGTAAACTAAAACTAGGATTTTCAAGAAATCAAATTTTGAGACAACTCTAATTCAACTATATGCAATTGATTATGAATTATTCTTTAGACGGACTTTAACCTAAGTTACTATGTAATATTAACAAGCATTAATATCACATTTACATGTCAAATTATTCAAGAGACACCAGTGATACGAGGAGCATAAGATGAGTTGATTTACAACTAACTGTAACCaataaaaaatcatataaaactacAAAACAGATCGCAACAAGTGAATTAAGAGTGTCATCAAGAAACAACATAACTAAACTGATTGTTTAAAAATAAATCCAACCAAAACAAAAGCACAAGACTATGATTTTTTGGGGGATATCTGAACATACACCATTTGAGTATACCCATTAAATACAGAAGTCTCAAGTCTTGATAACCCAAGCCTTTGAAACAACCCAAATCTTCCATCTTCAACAATGGGACTCGGTGCACGAGCTGGATCATATCTGGTTTGATGAGTCAGCGAGGGACCCGCTACAGGTGGAAGCTCCCAATAAACATCAAGTACTGATTCAACAAATCTGCTGTTTTGAAAATGCTGTGTGTATTGTATTGGCTTATTGCTGTGGTTAAAATCATCCCTCATGTATCCTCTGACTCCCCACCATACTTCCCCTGGTCCGCATAGTTCCTTAGTATCCACTGCCTTTTCCCAAAACTTCTTTCTTCTTGTTCTTGCTCTACCTTCATCACCATCTTCAAAGCAACTATGTCCACCTCCTGGATGAAAATTTTATCACTTTCTTTCAGAAATGGAACACTTGTGTTTTGATTAAGTCATGTAAAAGTAAAACTGACCTTGTATGTAGAACTGATCACATATTTGTCTCAATGAATAATGATCTCCAGTTCCAGTATCGTAGTTGTCTTCAAAAACAAGATTTGAGAAGCCCGCTTTCAGTGCTTGCTTTAATCTGTAGAGAATGTAAATTACAAGAAAGAATCATGCATCTGGAAATGGAATTCGATAGATAATGTTTAAAAAACACACAATTGTACCTTTTTAATTCGTTTTGATGATCATCGAAAAATATAAGAACACGAGTCAGATCAGTTACACCATGTTTCTTCATCACAGTCTTCCAATCAACACTCCCAAAATCAACAAAGTCTTTTCCAGCAAAGTATGTGCAGTTCCCATCAACATATGCAGGACCCTTTTTAAGGTATTTTTCAGGGTGGCGAGGTGTGATTGAGATAATTCGGGTGTTTGGCATTGCTTGTCTCAAGATCCAGGTGGAATGTCCT is a window of Lactuca sativa cultivar Salinas chromosome 1, Lsat_Salinas_v11, whole genome shotgun sequence DNA encoding:
- the LOC111882172 gene encoding uncharacterized protein LOC111882172, which encodes MLERVLSARRGAHMADEGDEHEGDESKTKKHLSIAIRITNYFIRTGYLCPILLLATAILLISSLFVRPRDLLCVSSISSFDRLSRNRFFGLDGLESDFGSLGVPWCRSKDGKTVDWTSKDLLQGLEEFVPIYESRPIKNNMYGMGFDHSFGLWFIARWLKPDLMIESGAFKGHSTWILRQAMPNTRIISITPRHPEKYLKKGPAYVDGNCTYFAGKDFVDFGSVDWKTVMKKHGVTDLTRVLIFFDDHQNELKRLKQALKAGFSNLVFEDNYDTGTGDHYSLRQICDQFYIQGGGHSCFEDGDEGRARTRRKKFWEKAVDTKELCGPGEVWWGVRGYMRDDFNHSNKPIQYTQHFQNSRFVESVLDVYWELPPVAGPSLTHQTRYDPARAPSPIVEDGRFGLFQRLGLSRLETSVFNGYTQMVYVQISPKKS